GCCTCCGCCTCCTGGAGCCAGCGGCCCAGGGCCGCCTCTGCCTGCTCGAGCCTGGGCAGCCGGTAGAGGGAGCGCAGGGACTCCTTCAGGCTCCAGGCCCGGGCGAGCCTGCCGTCGGCGAGGAGGGCAGCGGCAAGCCTCCTCCCCTCCTCGGAGACGAAGGCCACCGGCAGGGCCCTCTTCAGGTCCCGCAGCCCCGTCCCACATCTGCCGCCGCCGGTAGAAGAAGCCGTCCAGCCCCAGGAGGCGGTGGGGCCCCCGGGCAGGCGGCGGGCATAGAATTCCCGCCAACTCCTCTCGGCCAGCCCCTCGCTCACCCCCTCCAGGCGAGCTGCCGCCCGCACCGTGGCCTCACTGGCCCACCTGGCCAGGGACCGCCTCAGCCTCCAGGTGGTGCGCCGCCTGGGCCCGCAAGCAGGGTGCGGCCACGTGTACCTTGCCACAGGCCCGACAGCGGAAGCGTCGCCCGCGGAATGGCCACCAACACCTCCTCGCCCCACAGCTCGGCATCCCGCTTCACTGCCGATGCCACTGGTGCACCTGCCAGGTGGGACGGCGGTACCTGGGGCAGGCCGCCTCCTCGTCCCGGTAGCGGGCCACC
The genomic region above belongs to Dehalococcoidia bacterium and contains:
- a CDS encoding transposase → MRAAARLEGVSEGLAERSWREFYARRLPGGPTASWGWTASSTGGGRCGTGLRDLKRALPVAFVSEEGRRLAAALLADGRLARAWSLKESLRSLYRLPRLEQAEAALGRWLQEAEA